In Fusarium oxysporum Fo47 chromosome XII, complete sequence, one DNA window encodes the following:
- a CDS encoding Alpha/Beta hydrolase protein, with protein sequence MKSQTIISICATLFGIVRAGPIDSCEIAPATPSVKLSSGTVMGSLVDDIEYFRGIPYAKPPIGPLRLRPPKPIKSFGIIQATGTGPSCPQFTVSESSPVFNHVAGLSDVMEAIAFSGALGNETEDCLTVSVMRPRNIKTHEKLPVLLWMHGGGFQMGSAQPYNASVLIPKAVSQGKPFILVGVNYRLGGFGFLGGKEVLADGVANLGLLDQRLALEWVADNIAAFNGDPDAVTIWGESAGAMSVFSQMALYDGNNKYKGRPLFRGAIMNSGSLTPAEPVDGVKAQELFDIVVREAGCGAVPDKEKLDCLRGLDYETFLNATTKVPSYLGYHGIALSYYPRPDGRIITASAEILARKKKYAAVPMIIGNQENEGTMFSIFSYNLTTKANTISYLNDIFFRSATRKQVSGLVDKYPRCSACDTLNATISDTYPEFRRLAAILGDYQFILMSRIFLDYAPESVPAWSYIASYAQDTPILGTWHTADLPRMFYKTDEASSGIQDRYIAFVNSLDPNDGLADAADDAFTRWPSWHDSRQLIDFRANSTGLLDGDFRSNSFNYIRKNLESFRV encoded by the exons ATGAAGTCGCAAACCATCATCTCGATTTGCGCCACGCTCTTTGGCATCGTACGGGCTGGGCCAATTGACTCATGCGAAATCGCTCCGGCGACTCCTTCAGTCAAACTTTCTTCTGGTACCGTCATGGGATCTTTGGTCGACGATATTGAGTATTTTCGCGGCATACCCTATGCCAAACCACCAATTGGTCCTCTCCGGCTGAGGCCGCCAAAGCCAATTAAAAGTTTTGGCATTATTCAGGCCACCGGTACTGGCccttcttgtcctcaatTCACAGTCTCAGAGTCTTCTCCAGTGTTCAACCATGTCGCGGGGTTATCAGACGTCATGGAAGCGATTGCTTTCTCTGGAGCATTAGGAAACGAAACCGAAGACTGCCTGACCGTCTCGGTCATGCGACCACGGAACATTAAGACCCATGAGAAGCTCCCTGTACTTTTGTGGATGCATGGCGGAGGCTTCCAGATGGGGAGTGCGCAGCCTTATAATGCCTCCGTGTTGATCCCCAAGGCGGTATCTCAGGGCAAGCCGTTCATCTTGGTGGGAGTCAACTACCGCCTTGGAGGCTTTGGCTTCCTAGGAGGAAAGGAGGTACTTGCCGATGGTGTGGCTAACCTGGGCCTGCTTGACCAGAGATTGGCGTTGGAATGGGTTGCGGACAATATTGCAGCCTTTAACGGTGACCCAGACGCAGTCACGATTTGGGGCGAGAGCGCAGGCGCCATGAGTGTCTTCAGCCAAATGGCTCTTTACGACGGCAACAACAAGTACAAGGGCCGGCCGTTATTCAGGGGAGCTATCATGAACAGCGGCAGTCTGACCCCAGCGGAGCCAGTTGACGGTGTCAAGGCGCAGGAGCTCTTTGATATCGTGGTCCGGGAAGCGGGTTGCGGTGCAGTCCCAGACAAGGAGAAACTAGACTGTCTTCGTGGACTTGATTACGAAACGTTTCTTAATGCCACAACCAAGGTTCCTAGCTATCTGGGATATCACGGGATCGCACTCAGCTATTACCCTCGACCTGACGGTCGTATCATTACCGCCAGCGCAGAGATATTGGCCCGGAAGAAGAAATATGCAGCTGTACCAATGATTATTGGCAATCAGGAGAACGAG GGCACGATGTTTAGTATTTTCTCTTACAatctcaccaccaaagccaacaCGATCTCTTATCTGAACGACATCTTTTTCCGCAGCGCTACGAGGAAACAAGTCTCCGGCCTCGTTGACAAGTATCCCCGCTGCAGTGCCTGTGACACACTAAACGCCACGATCAGCGACACGTACCCAGAGTTTAGACGATTGGCCGCGATACTCGGAGACTATCAATTCATCCTCATGAGCCGAATCTTCCTGGACTATGCCCCTGAGTCTGTACCTGCGTGGTCGTATATCGCCTCTTATGCACAGGACACGCCTATTTTGGGGACATGGCACACAGCGGACCTACCAAGGATGTTCTACAAGACGGATGAGGCCAGCAGCGGCATCCAGGATCGATATATCGCTTTTGTGAATTCTCTTGATCCCAATGATGGTTTAGCCGACGCTGCTGATGACGCCTTTACACGATGGCCATCATGGCATGACAGCAGGCAGTTGATCGACTTCAGGGCCAATTCGACAGGACTGCTAGACGGCGATTTCCGAAGCAACAGTTTCAATTATATTCGCAAAAACCTGGAGTCTTTCCGTGTTTAA